The Prinia subflava isolate CZ2003 ecotype Zambia chromosome W unlocalized genomic scaffold, Cam_Psub_1.2 scaffold_51_NEW, whole genome shotgun sequence genome has a segment encoding these proteins:
- the LOC134565271 gene encoding CXXC-type zinc finger protein 4-like, producing the protein MNTNVCVESGPNPEAPGLPKDSHLPEGALNSLVDYNSEMERYRSFATFYKTNGGAFPQAAKIARITTPIFPSAAAAAAARIGMSPWNCDTATAAAATAMLWGSGGGGAAGGARKPSSSSSAASSLHAGRGGMHHRSDSQRLGKPGCPPAEQPALPMANGNFLSTLAPEHCRPLAGECMNKLKCGAAEAEIINLPDRVGTFSAIPGLGGLSLPPGVIVMTALHSPAAASAAVTDSAFQIANLADCPQSHASASPASALGAAAGAGGGGGGGGGGGGAGSTGGGAGAGNPAKKKRKRCGVCVPCKRLINCGVCSSCRNRKTGHQICKFRKCEELKKKPGTSLERTPVPSAEAFRWFF; encoded by the exons ATGAACACCAACGTGTGCGTGGAGAGCGGCCCCAACCCCGAGGCGCCGGGGCTGCCCAAGGACAGCCACCTGCCCGAGGGGGCCCTCAACAGCCTTGTGGATTACAACTCGGAGATGGAGAGGTACCGCTCCTTCGCCACCTTCTACAAGACCAACGGCGGCGCCTTCCCCCAGGCGGCCAAGATTGCCCGCATCACCACCCCCATCTTCCccagcgcggccgccgccgccgccgcccgcatCGGCATGTCCCCCTGGAACTGTGACACCGccacggccgccgccgccaccgccatGCTCTGGGGCAGCGGCGGTGGCGGCGCGGCGGGAGGCGCGAGGaaaccctcctcctcctcctccgccgccTCCTCGCTGCACGCCGGCAGGGGCGGCATGCACCACCGGAGCGACTCGCAGCGGCTGGGCAAGCCCGGCTGCCCGCCGGCCGAGCAGCCCGCCCTGCCCATGGCCAACGGCAACTTCCTCTCCACCCTCGCCCCCGAGCACTGCCGGCCGCTGGCTGGCGAGTGCATGAACAAGCTCAAGTGCGGCGCCGCCGAAGCCGAGATCATTAACCTCCCCGACCGCGTCGGCACCTTCTCGGCCATCCCGGGGCTGGGcggcctctccctgccccccgGGGTCATCGTCATGACGGCCCTGCACTCCCCCGCCGCGGCCTCGGCCGCCGTCACAGACAGCGCCTTCCAGATCGCCAACCTGGCGGACTGCCCGCAGAGCCACGCCTCGGCCTCGCCCGCCTCCGCCCTGGGCGCCGCCgccggcgcggggggcggcggaGGTGGCGGCGGAGGCGGAGGGGGGGCCGGCAGCaccggcggcggggccggggccggtaACCCCGCCAAGAAGAAGCGGAAACGCTGCGGGGTGTGCGTGCCCTGCAAGCGGCTCATCAACTGTGGAGTCTGCAGCAGTTGCAGGAACCGCAAAACGGGACACCAAATCTGCAAATTTAGGAAATGTGAAGAGCTTAAGAAAAAACCGGGCACTTCGTTAGAG aGAACACCTGTTCCCAGCGCTGAAGCATTCCGATGGTTCTTTTAA
- the LOC134565272 gene encoding CXXC-type zinc finger protein 4-like, giving the protein MNTNVCVESGPNPEAPGLPKDSHLPEGALNSLVDYNSEMERYRSFATFYKTNGGAFPQAAKIARITTPIFPSAAAAAAARIGMSPWNCDTATAAAATAMLWGSGGGGAAGGARKPSSSSSAASSLHAGRGGMHHRSDSQRLGKPGCPPAEQPALPMANGNFLSTLAPEHCRPLAGECMNKLKCGAAEAEIINLPDRVGTFSAIPGLGGLSLPPGVIVMTALHSPAAASAAVTDSAFQIANLADCPQSHASASPASALGAAAGAGGGGGGGGGGGGAGSTGGGAGAGNPAKKKRKRCGVCVPCKRLINCGVCSSCRNRKTGHQICKFRKCEELKKKPGTSLEVRGDDFFFPSLPPSLLNPLPSPLQCFLSSFKMQHPFSEASFRL; this is encoded by the coding sequence ATGAACACCAACGTGTGCGTGGAGAGCGGCCCCAACCCCGAGGCGCCGGGGCTGCCCAAGGACAGCCACCTGCCCGAGGGGGCCCTCAACAGCCTTGTGGATTACAACTCGGAGATGGAGAGGTACCGCTCCTTCGCCACCTTCTACAAGACCAACGGCGGCGCCTTCCCCCAGGCGGCCAAGATTGCCCGCATCACCACCCCCATCTTCCccagcgcggccgccgccgccgccgcccgcatCGGCATGTCCCCCTGGAACTGTGACACCGccacggccgccgccgccaccgccatGCTCTGGGGCAGCGGCGGTGGCGGCGCGGCGGGAGGCGCGAGGaaaccctcctcctcctcctccgccgccTCCTCGCTGCACGCCGGCAGGGGCGGCATGCACCACCGGAGCGACTCGCAGCGGCTGGGCAAGCCCGGCTGCCCGCCGGCCGAGCAGCCCGCCCTGCCCATGGCCAACGGCAACTTCCTCTCCACCCTCGCCCCCGAGCACTGCCGGCCGCTGGCTGGCGAGTGCATGAACAAGCTCAAGTGCGGCGCCGCCGAAGCCGAGATCATTAACCTCCCCGACCGCGTCGGCACCTTCTCGGCCATCCCGGGGCTGGGcggcctctccctgccccccgGGGTCATCGTCATGACGGCCCTGCACTCCCCCGCCGCGGCCTCGGCCGCCGTCACAGACAGCGCCTTCCAGATCGCCAACCTGGCGGACTGCCCGCAGAGCCACGCCTCGGCCTCGCCCGCCTCCGCCCTGGGCGCCGCCgccggcgcggggggcggcggaGGTGGCGGCGGAGGCGGAGGGGGGGCCGGCAGCaccggcggcggggccggggccggtaACCCCGCCAAGAAGAAGCGGAAACGCTGCGGGGTGTGCGTGCCCTGCAAGCGGCTCATCAACTGTGGAGTCTGCAGCAGTTGCAGGAACCGCAAAACGGGACACCAAATCTGCAAATTTAGGAAATGTGAAGAGCTTAAGAAAAAACCGGGCACTTCGTTAGAGGTCAGAGgagatgatttctttttccccagcctCCCGCCGTCCCTCCTCAACCCCCTGCCCTCGCCCCTCCAGTGCTTCTTGTCTAGCTTCAAGATGCAGCATCCCTTCTCCGAGGCTTCCTTCAGGCTCTGA